The Elusimicrobiota bacterium genome includes the window ATATCAGTAAGATAAAAGAACTAAAAGGATAGTTGAGAGTTGAGAGAGATTAGTTTAGAGATAGATTAAAAGACTGATGTTTAATTTTGAGAAATTAATAGTTTGGCAAAAAGCAGTAAAATTTAGTGATGAAATATATGAAATGACAAAAAGATTCCCAAAAGAAGAAATTTTTGGAATTACAAGCCAATTACGACGAGCAAGTATATCTATTGCATTAAATATCGATGAAGGGGCAGGTAGAAAATCAAAAAAAGAATTTTCTCATTTTTTAGCTATGGCTTATGGCTCTCTATGTGAGGTTATTACAATATTGAAAATATGTTTGAGCAGAAAATATATTGATGAAAAGATATACGTGAAATTTTATACTGATGGTGAAGAAATTGCCCGTATGATAAGCAGTATCTCTAAACGCTAAACTAAGTTCTCTAAACTAATATGTTAATACTCTTATTTCCACTATTGCCAATAATTTCAGCGTTGATTTTGGTAATACTTGAACGATTTGATGAAGATTCAGGCGATTGGCTATCTTCTTCAACTGCGTTTGTGCTTTTAGCAATGGCAGTGACAATTATTTTTACACTCAACGGTGGAGCACTGGTCTATCATATGGGTGGCTGGGTTTCGCCACTCGGTGTGGATTTGGTTTTAGACGGATTTTCAGCACTGATGCTTGTGGTTATAAACCTTGTCGGATTTCTGTCAATGCTTTATTCTGTTGAATATATGAAAAAATTCACCTCAAAGGCAAAGTTCTATATTCTGCATCTGTTTCTGATTGCCGGGCTTAACGGGATTGTGCTTT containing:
- a CDS encoding four helix bundle protein; the encoded protein is MFNFEKLIVWQKAVKFSDEIYEMTKRFPKEEIFGITSQLRRASISIALNIDEGAGRKSKKEFSHFLAMAYGSLCEVITILKICLSRKYIDEKIYVKFYTDGEEIARMISSISKR